The following are from one region of the Chloracidobacterium sp. genome:
- a CDS encoding cation transporter: MTRLKIALAITAGFMVVEAVGGWWTNSLALMADAGHMLTDVAALSLTLFAIWFAARPATSKKTYGYYRLEILAAFVNGIALVLLSIWIIWEAIERWQQPQGVLAGEMTVIAVGGLAVNVAAAFLLHSGHKHDLNMRGAWLHVMGDMLGSLAAIAAGLLIIGFGWVWADSAMSIVISMIIVAGAWRLILESVNVLLEGTPRHIDLESVERAIIETPGVGGVHDLHVWTISSGIHALSAHITHDESIAHSELLVEVRTRLHERFGIDHLTIQMETPGRETEAVYICETGTKCFEPAIRSGAH, encoded by the coding sequence TTGACGCGCCTCAAGATCGCTCTCGCGATCACGGCCGGCTTCATGGTCGTGGAAGCAGTAGGCGGCTGGTGGACCAATTCGCTCGCCTTGATGGCCGACGCGGGCCACATGCTGACGGATGTGGCCGCACTCTCGCTTACTCTTTTTGCTATCTGGTTCGCCGCCCGCCCGGCAACTTCGAAAAAGACCTACGGATATTATCGTCTCGAGATACTTGCCGCTTTCGTCAACGGTATCGCTCTCGTTTTGCTTTCAATTTGGATAATTTGGGAAGCGATCGAGAGATGGCAGCAGCCGCAAGGCGTGCTCGCCGGCGAGATGACGGTGATCGCTGTCGGCGGTTTAGCCGTGAACGTTGCCGCGGCATTCCTTCTTCACTCCGGTCACAAGCACGATCTGAACATGCGGGGCGCGTGGCTGCATGTAATGGGCGACATGCTCGGTTCTTTAGCCGCGATCGCAGCGGGTCTTCTGATCATCGGTTTCGGATGGGTTTGGGCCGATTCGGCGATGAGCATCGTTATCAGCATGATCATCGTTGCAGGCGCGTGGCGGCTTATCCTCGAATCCGTGAACGTTCTGCTTGAGGGAACGCCCCGTCACATTGATCTAGAGTCGGTCGAGCGGGCGATCATCGAAACGCCCGGTGTTGGCGGCGTTCATGATCTCCATGTTTGGACCATTTCATCGGGAATACACGCTTTGTCAGCGCACATTACTCACGACGAATCGATCGCTCATTCAGAACTTCTTGTCGAGGTCAGGACACGGCTGCACGAGCGTTTTGGGATCGACCATTTAACGATACAAATGGAAACGCCGGGCCGCGAGACCGAAGCAGTATATATCTGCGAGACGGGGACAAAGTGCTTTGAGCCGGCGATCCGTTCGGGTGCACATTAG
- a CDS encoding DNA alkylation repair protein, which produces MMIKEIVKRLEAMGSPENVAGMARFGIVTRRAFGVAASDLKQIAKEIKKGTNDRHALALGLWKTGIHDARAVAYLIDDPKKVTEDQMESWAADFDNWAIVDGTCGHLFCRSHFAYKKAVEWSSRDAEFVKRAGIVLMAWLAVHDKKAADAQIAEFLPILEQHAGDERNFVKKAVNWSLRQIGKRNLNLNGLAIETAERIKQQNTRPARWIASDAIRELTSNGVQTRLKEKSDRAEKQKSAK; this is translated from the coding sequence ATGATGATCAAGGAAATAGTCAAACGGCTCGAGGCCATGGGCTCGCCCGAGAACGTTGCCGGGATGGCCCGCTTTGGGATCGTCACGAGACGTGCATTTGGCGTCGCTGCCTCTGATCTTAAACAGATCGCAAAAGAGATAAAGAAAGGCACAAATGACCGGCATGCTCTCGCACTCGGGCTATGGAAGACGGGTATACATGATGCGCGGGCGGTCGCGTACCTGATCGATGATCCGAAGAAGGTCACAGAAGATCAAATGGAATCGTGGGCGGCTGATTTCGACAATTGGGCGATCGTCGACGGAACCTGCGGACATCTGTTTTGCCGGTCACACTTCGCATACAAAAAAGCCGTCGAATGGAGCAGCCGTGATGCTGAGTTTGTAAAGCGGGCCGGCATCGTACTCATGGCCTGGCTTGCCGTCCACGATAAGAAAGCCGCAGACGCACAGATCGCCGAGTTTCTGCCGATATTGGAACAGCATGCAGGTGATGAGCGCAACTTCGTAAAGAAAGCGGTGAATTGGTCGCTGAGGCAGATCGGGAAACGAAATCTGAACCTTAACGGGCTGGCGATCGAAACCGCCGAACGCATCAAACAACAGAACACGAGACCTGCTCGTTGGATAGCATCTGACGCGATCCGCGAACTCACGAGCAATGGCGTTCAAACCCGCCTCAAAGAAAAATCGGACAGAGCTGAAAAGCAAAAGTCGGCAAAATGA
- a CDS encoding protein kinase — protein MLGKTISHYQITSQLGEGGMGVVYEAEDTNLGRRVALKFLTPAMAGDENLLQRFQREARAASALNHPNICTIHGIEQHENDHFIVMELLDGEPLAERIRRGPLDIDSLLTLGVQIVDALESAHSKGIVHRDLKPANMFVTSRGQAKILDFGLAKIDRQKPDASSNIPTAIADELTSAGATMGTIAYMSPEQARGEITDARTDLFSVGTVLYQMATGVLPFQGDTSAVVFDSILNRDPTPVTQVNPSLPPELGRIIGQALEKDRDLRYQSATDLKTALKRLKRDLDSGRHSGESAAIHSTRSPQAVHEHSIAVLYFENLSGMKEDEYLRDGITEDITTELSKIRRLKTFSRAMVLNYRDKSVTAGQVGKELGASYVLVGSLRRAGNRLRINAQLVDAATDFPLWSERYDREMADVFEVQDEIASKIAAALRITLSPQEQEALAAKPTENLQAYDLYLRGRNYARRVGRQDLQVALQMYENAVALDLGFALAHAAVANVCAQYYYHFDRQQQWIDRAIAATKKASSGGNDAPEIRLAEAWVDFAEGRYDDAVGKVRAALNRDPDLDGGYYLLGRALFEAGRYQEIAEVMEEALAHAGENYNTTIPIHNALGALGKKEALTNFLHREIAVFEEHLKKVPEDARARVLLASDYAMQGRMDEAKREAEMAMALRPDDTMILYNTACVFCAMNKPADAMVALKKAWEGGNRNSAWTRKDPDLAILHGDPEFERLYPPTD, from the coding sequence ATGCTCGGTAAGACGATCTCGCACTATCAGATCACCTCTCAGCTTGGCGAGGGCGGAATGGGAGTGGTTTACGAAGCTGAGGATACGAATCTAGGCCGCCGGGTCGCCCTAAAATTTCTCACGCCTGCTATGGCTGGTGACGAGAACCTGCTCCAGCGATTTCAACGCGAGGCCCGGGCGGCCTCGGCCCTTAACCATCCGAATATTTGTACTATCCATGGTATCGAACAGCATGAGAACGATCACTTCATCGTGATGGAACTGCTCGACGGCGAGCCGCTTGCTGAGCGTATCCGACGCGGCCCTTTGGACATCGATTCGCTTTTGACTCTTGGAGTTCAGATCGTCGACGCGCTTGAATCAGCACATTCCAAGGGTATAGTCCATCGCGATCTGAAGCCCGCGAACATGTTTGTCACGTCGCGCGGCCAGGCAAAGATCCTGGATTTCGGTTTGGCCAAGATCGACCGCCAGAAGCCCGATGCTTCGTCCAATATCCCGACGGCGATCGCCGACGAACTAACCTCGGCCGGAGCAACAATGGGCACTATCGCCTATATGTCGCCCGAGCAGGCGCGCGGCGAGATCACCGATGCTCGAACCGACCTGTTCTCGGTCGGAACCGTTTTGTACCAGATGGCGACCGGAGTTCTTCCGTTTCAGGGCGATACATCTGCCGTCGTATTCGATTCGATACTTAACCGTGATCCGACACCCGTGACACAGGTGAACCCGTCGCTGCCGCCGGAACTCGGCCGAATAATCGGACAGGCCCTCGAAAAGGACCGCGATCTGAGGTATCAAAGTGCGACCGACCTGAAAACTGCACTTAAGAGATTAAAACGCGATCTTGATTCGGGCCGTCATTCGGGCGAATCCGCCGCGATCCACAGTACGCGTTCACCGCAGGCCGTTCACGAACACTCGATCGCCGTTCTGTATTTCGAGAATCTGAGCGGTATGAAAGAGGATGAGTATCTGCGTGACGGCATTACAGAAGACATAACGACAGAGCTTTCGAAGATACGGCGATTGAAGACGTTTTCGCGCGCTATGGTCCTCAATTACCGCGACAAGTCGGTGACTGCGGGTCAGGTCGGAAAAGAACTTGGTGCGTCATACGTTCTTGTCGGTAGTTTGCGGCGTGCGGGCAATCGGCTTCGGATCAACGCGCAATTGGTCGATGCGGCAACTGATTTCCCATTATGGTCAGAGCGGTACGACCGCGAGATGGCGGATGTGTTCGAGGTGCAGGATGAGATCGCGTCAAAGATCGCTGCTGCCTTGCGGATCACGCTGTCGCCGCAGGAACAAGAGGCTCTCGCCGCAAAACCGACCGAAAATCTACAGGCGTACGACCTATATCTGAGAGGAAGAAACTACGCGCGGCGCGTCGGCCGGCAGGACCTTCAGGTCGCGCTCCAGATGTACGAGAACGCGGTTGCCCTGGACCTGGGCTTTGCCTTGGCTCATGCCGCCGTGGCCAACGTCTGTGCCCAGTATTACTATCATTTTGACCGCCAGCAGCAATGGATCGACCGGGCGATAGCCGCGACCAAGAAGGCAAGTTCGGGCGGAAACGATGCACCTGAGATCAGGCTTGCTGAGGCCTGGGTCGATTTTGCTGAAGGCCGTTATGACGATGCGGTCGGCAAGGTGCGGGCGGCGCTGAACCGCGATCCGGATCTCGACGGCGGATACTATCTATTAGGCCGAGCGCTTTTTGAGGCCGGGCGATACCAGGAGATCGCCGAAGTGATGGAAGAGGCACTTGCTCATGCGGGCGAAAACTATAATACGACAATTCCCATACACAACGCGCTGGGTGCGTTAGGAAAAAAAGAGGCTTTGACAAATTTTCTTCACCGCGAGATAGCGGTCTTTGAAGAGCATCTGAAAAAGGTTCCCGAGGATGCCCGGGCGAGGGTCTTGCTTGCCAGCGATTATGCGATGCAGGGCCGGATGGATGAGGCGAAGCGAGAGGCCGAAATGGCGATGGCCTTGCGCCCGGATGATACGATGATCCTCTACAATACGGCTTGTGTCTTCTGCGCCATGAACAAACCGGCCGATGCGATGGTGGCTCTTAAGAAAGCGTGGGAAGGCGGCAATCGAAACTCGGCGTGGACGCGCAAAGATCCCGATCTCGCGATACTCCACGGCGATCCCGAGTTCGAACGCTTGTACCCGCCGACCGATTGA
- the crcB gene encoding fluoride efflux transporter CrcB → MEFTSKIVFIAFGGAFGAVSRYLLNISPLANIFDKFPFPTFFINVSGSFLIGFLLIVLTDKVEISDNLRMGVIVGFLGAFTTFSTFEMEIYGLIKDRFFTTAFLYLVLSVVVGFAGLLAGVWLARKF, encoded by the coding sequence ATGGAGTTTACGTCAAAGATCGTATTCATCGCTTTCGGAGGAGCATTCGGCGCCGTTTCGCGTTATCTGCTCAATATTTCGCCGCTTGCCAATATTTTCGATAAATTCCCGTTCCCGACCTTTTTCATCAATGTTTCAGGGTCGTTTCTGATCGGATTCTTGCTTATCGTCCTGACTGACAAGGTCGAGATCAGCGATAATCTCCGGATGGGCGTCATCGTCGGATTTCTCGGGGCATTCACGACATTCTCGACATTTGAGATGGAGATCTACGGGCTCATCAAAGATCGGTTTTTCACTACTGCGTTTCTTTACCTTGTCCTTAGCGTGGTCGTAGGATTCGCGGGCCTTTTGGCGGGCGTTTGGCTTGCAAGGAAATTTTAA
- a CDS encoding PepSY domain-containing protein — MKKTVTLLVSLLFTSSIILASAPTDRPDSNSAAAQHQNDNKKRRRGRSSDDSNANNNSNSNSSNANDSGSTLSRSDARRAALNAVPGTVVKEEYERKDGIAVYEFYIRKQSGETYEVYVDAGSGRVSKVERRDRN, encoded by the coding sequence ATGAAAAAGACAGTCACCCTTTTGGTTTCGTTGTTATTCACATCGTCGATCATTCTGGCCTCAGCGCCGACCGATCGACCTGATTCTAATTCTGCTGCGGCCCAGCATCAGAACGACAACAAGAAGCGTCGCCGGGGGCGCAGCAGCGATGATTCCAATGCGAACAATAACTCGAACTCGAACAGCTCAAACGCAAATGACTCCGGGTCAACCTTATCACGCTCAGACGCACGGCGTGCCGCGCTGAACGCAGTGCCGGGAACGGTTGTAAAAGAAGAATACGAGCGAAAGGACGGCATTGCTGTCTATGAGTTCTATATTCGTAAACAAAGCGGCGAAACCTACGAGGTCTATGTTGACGCAGGGTCGGGCCGCGTATCAAAAGTAGAGCGGCGGGACCGAAACTGA
- a CDS encoding 5-(carboxyamino)imidazole ribonucleotide synthase produces MKTIQPNSTIGVFGSGQLGRMFAIEARKMGYRVHTFSPDADTPTGHISDVETTAAYDDLDAVRRFAKAIDVVTFEFENVPSATVDAAAEFVDVHPKGEILHTTQNRHREKTFLSANGFPVGDYRYVTDIFDLRRAVVEIGLPAILKTAGFGYDGKGQAKIRTESDIDKAFDAIAGQPAIVEAFVDFEKEISVVCSRGQNGDLTHYGVIENEHVNHILDISFAPALISEAVYKSAVEIARSIAEAFGYVGTMCVEFFLARDGRLLVNEIAPRPHNSGHLTFGPCVTSQFEQQVRAVCGLPLGSTEFFRPAAMANLLGDIWANGEPNWPAALAVPNVSLHLYGKIEPRPGRKMGHLTAVAVDVAEAGNAVRDARSKL; encoded by the coding sequence GTGAAGACCATTCAACCCAATTCAACGATAGGCGTTTTTGGCAGCGGGCAGCTCGGGCGTATGTTCGCGATCGAGGCGCGCAAAATGGGATATCGTGTCCATACGTTTTCGCCGGACGCGGATACGCCGACGGGCCACATTTCGGATGTCGAGACGACCGCTGCCTACGATGATCTTGATGCAGTACGCAGGTTTGCAAAGGCGATAGATGTCGTCACTTTCGAATTTGAGAACGTGCCGTCTGCGACCGTCGATGCCGCGGCCGAGTTCGTCGATGTACATCCGAAGGGCGAGATACTTCACACGACTCAAAACCGTCATCGCGAAAAAACGTTTCTCTCAGCCAACGGCTTTCCGGTCGGGGACTATCGTTACGTAACAGACATTTTCGACCTCCGCCGGGCCGTAGTTGAGATAGGGTTGCCGGCTATCCTAAAGACCGCGGGTTTTGGATATGACGGAAAGGGTCAGGCAAAGATCCGAACGGAAAGCGACATTGATAAGGCGTTCGATGCGATCGCCGGTCAACCCGCGATCGTCGAAGCGTTCGTGGATTTCGAAAAGGAGATCTCTGTCGTTTGTTCGCGCGGTCAGAACGGCGATCTTACACACTATGGCGTCATCGAGAACGAGCACGTCAACCACATCCTTGACATTTCGTTTGCCCCGGCTCTCATCTCTGAGGCCGTTTATAAGAGCGCGGTCGAGATCGCACGAAGCATCGCAGAGGCCTTTGGCTACGTCGGTACGATGTGTGTCGAATTCTTTCTGGCACGTGACGGCAGATTACTCGTGAACGAGATCGCACCTCGGCCACATAATTCGGGTCACCTTACGTTTGGCCCTTGCGTTACCTCACAATTCGAACAACAGGTTCGAGCCGTTTGCGGCCTGCCGCTCGGCTCTACTGAATTCTTCCGACCTGCCGCGATGGCAAACCTCTTGGGGGATATTTGGGCGAATGGCGAACCGAATTGGCCGGCTGCACTTGCGGTGCCGAACGTTAGCTTGCACCTTTATGGAAAGATCGAACCGCGGCCGGGGCGCAAAATGGGCCATCTGACCGCGGTCGCCGTCGATGTCGCAGAAGCGGGAAACGCGGTGCGCGATGCACGGTCGAAGCTCTAG
- the purE gene encoding 5-(carboxyamino)imidazole ribonucleotide mutase: protein MGSKSDWPTMELASHILDEFGVRHETKIVSAHRTPDLLFEFARTAEERGIEVIIAGAGGAAHLPGMCASQTVLPVLGVPIESKALKGLDSLLSIAQMPAGVPVGTLAIGQPGAKNAALLAISILSNSRPELRKKLHAFRTRQTKTVLKTKLI, encoded by the coding sequence ATGGGCAGTAAGTCTGACTGGCCGACGATGGAATTGGCGTCGCATATCCTTGATGAATTTGGCGTGAGGCACGAGACAAAGATCGTTTCAGCGCACAGAACGCCCGACCTGCTTTTCGAATTTGCCCGGACTGCCGAGGAGCGCGGTATCGAGGTGATCATTGCCGGTGCCGGCGGTGCGGCCCATTTGCCCGGAATGTGTGCTTCGCAAACCGTTCTTCCGGTTCTCGGCGTTCCTATCGAAAGCAAGGCCTTGAAAGGACTCGATTCGCTGCTGTCGATCGCACAAATGCCGGCCGGCGTCCCAGTTGGTACGCTCGCTATCGGTCAGCCCGGAGCAAAGAATGCTGCTCTTTTGGCCATCTCGATCCTCTCGAATTCCCGCCCTGAGCTACGAAAGAAGCTGCATGCTTTTCGGACAAGGCAAACAAAGACCGTGCTAAAGACAAAGCTGATCTGA
- a CDS encoding FecR domain-containing protein produces the protein MPNKIRKFYLEWWRIQRSTIYGIVAFVLISAVLTTAGWWAIRNDWFAPKDVSEIPKDAARIISFEGDVRIIRAATRETFVVTRQTYAAAGDTIQTQGDGRAVVQMIDGSVYSVRPNSTVVIRDSTSIFGSRNVRVSLDDGQLNVRTEQQPENTENVVEMLDSETRLRSETDASFNADPRSNGGEIRISRGSVETTVGGEKATISENEFAAVDSGKLSAREKLLTPPKPLQPGNAVQLVVGSVGSLSVSFTWQDTASGVSSYHLQVARSAGFSSDMLVDRGSLTGREFRLAGLVPGTYYWRLKSAARSGQVSEWSEPARFNVVRGGSSPAIEVTELNVERLGGDIYIISGRTLPGLLVRAQGREIFAGGDGAFRLQVSTPGSEIAVEMGDVRGNRAGFILSLRTAKVLRRF, from the coding sequence ATGCCGAACAAGATCCGAAAATTTTATTTGGAATGGTGGCGGATCCAGCGAAGCACGATCTACGGGATCGTCGCGTTCGTATTGATCTCGGCCGTGCTTACTACCGCCGGTTGGTGGGCGATCAGGAACGACTGGTTCGCACCTAAGGACGTTTCAGAAATTCCAAAGGACGCGGCCAGGATAATATCTTTCGAAGGCGATGTGCGTATCATCAGGGCCGCGACACGTGAGACGTTCGTCGTGACACGCCAGACCTACGCCGCTGCCGGCGATACGATCCAGACCCAGGGCGATGGCCGGGCCGTCGTTCAGATGATCGATGGATCGGTATATTCGGTCCGCCCGAACAGTACGGTCGTTATCCGTGACAGTACATCGATCTTCGGTAGCCGCAACGTTCGGGTCTCGCTTGACGATGGTCAGTTGAACGTCAGGACCGAGCAGCAGCCTGAGAATACCGAGAACGTTGTCGAGATGCTCGATTCAGAGACACGGCTTCGATCAGAAACCGATGCGAGCTTTAACGCAGACCCACGATCGAACGGCGGAGAGATCCGGATCAGCCGCGGCAGCGTCGAGACGACCGTCGGCGGCGAAAAAGCCACGATCTCGGAGAACGAGTTCGCAGCAGTTGACAGCGGCAAGCTCTCGGCCCGCGAAAAGCTGCTGACGCCCCCGAAACCGTTACAGCCGGGGAACGCGGTCCAATTGGTCGTCGGATCTGTCGGGAGCCTCTCAGTTTCGTTTACTTGGCAAGACACTGCATCCGGCGTTTCTTCATATCATCTTCAGGTTGCAAGGTCGGCGGGCTTTTCGTCCGACATGCTCGTCGATCGCGGGTCGCTTACGGGTCGCGAGTTTCGCCTTGCAGGCCTCGTTCCGGGAACATACTATTGGCGGCTGAAATCGGCTGCACGATCGGGCCAGGTCAGCGAATGGAGCGAACCGGCACGTTTCAACGTGGTCCGCGGGGGCTCAAGTCCGGCGATCGAAGTAACCGAGTTGAACGTCGAGCGGCTTGGCGGCGACATATATATCATTTCCGGCAGAACACTGCCGGGGCTATTGGTCAGGGCGCAAGGCCGCGAGATCTTTGCAGGCGGAGACGGTGCGTTCCGACTTCAGGTGTCGACGCCGGGGTCTGAGATCGCCGTCGAGATGGGCGATGTGCGGGGCAATCGTGCAGGTTTTATACTGTCGCTTCGAACGGCGAAGGTGTTGCGCCGTTTTTAG
- a CDS encoding GAF domain-containing protein, with product MAESIAYSKSADRKTIYGELLPQIEALISGESDLVANLANVAAVLKEAFGFYWVGFYLVKESQLVLGPFQGPLACTRIAFDSGVCGHAYTVRETVIVPDVDAFPGHIACSSSARSEIVVPIFSGDRVAAVLDVDSDRLNDFSEIDAEGLGAIVNAIERAGFLHP from the coding sequence ATGGCCGAAAGCATCGCTTATTCAAAATCTGCTGACCGCAAAACGATCTACGGCGAACTGCTGCCGCAGATCGAGGCTCTTATTTCTGGCGAGAGCGACTTGGTAGCAAACCTTGCAAATGTAGCAGCGGTGTTGAAAGAGGCATTTGGATTCTATTGGGTCGGATTCTACCTGGTCAAAGAGAGCCAACTGGTGTTAGGGCCATTTCAAGGACCGCTTGCATGTACTCGGATCGCATTCGACAGCGGTGTTTGCGGCCACGCGTACACAGTCCGCGAGACCGTCATAGTGCCGGACGTCGATGCGTTTCCGGGCCACATTGCCTGCAGCTCGTCGGCGAGGTCAGAGATCGTCGTTCCCATATTCTCGGGCGATCGGGTAGCGGCCGTACTTGACGTCGATAGCGACCGACTCAATGATTTCAGCGAGATCGATGCCGAAGGCCTTGGGGCGATAGTTAACGCCATCGAACGAGCCGGCTTTCTTCATCCGTAG
- a CDS encoding TerC family protein, translated as MTPVEHPYWVWILFFAIVLTALFVDIGIVNRHSHVPTRRETFGWATVWVSLAIGFNIFLYWQVGNHYQDWDLAAAQAKLFLTGYLIELSLSVDNLFVFLLIFGYFKVPKEFQHRVLFWGIMGALIMRMIMIFAGAELVERFHWIIYVFGAFLLYTGLKMFKDTDDDFDPTESGIVKLTTRYIRISKEYDGDKFFVVKDGVRTGTLLFLVLIVVEFTDLIFAVDSIPAIFGITTDRFIIYTSNIFAILGLRTFFFLLADIADRFHYLKIGLAFILTFIGVKMLLPLIAEGLIMITGAGSGNIVAGFAERLLRNEFKQEIINISLGVVVAAITLSIILSLIFPTKPSDAETASAAQPED; from the coding sequence ATGACACCAGTTGAACATCCGTATTGGGTTTGGATACTTTTCTTTGCGATCGTATTGACGGCGCTTTTTGTTGATATCGGCATCGTCAATCGTCATTCGCATGTCCCGACCCGACGCGAGACTTTTGGCTGGGCAACCGTCTGGGTATCACTGGCTATCGGTTTCAACATCTTTCTTTACTGGCAGGTCGGAAATCACTATCAGGATTGGGATCTGGCGGCGGCCCAGGCAAAGCTGTTCCTTACAGGCTATCTCATCGAGCTTTCGCTTTCGGTAGACAACCTATTTGTGTTTCTGCTGATATTCGGCTATTTCAAGGTTCCAAAAGAGTTTCAGCACCGAGTGCTTTTTTGGGGGATAATGGGCGCATTGATCATGCGAATGATCATGATCTTTGCCGGCGCCGAACTCGTTGAGCGCTTTCATTGGATCATTTACGTTTTCGGCGCGTTCCTTTTGTACACCGGACTGAAAATGTTCAAGGACACCGATGACGACTTCGACCCGACCGAAAGCGGTATAGTCAAACTAACGACGCGGTATATCCGCATTTCAAAAGAGTATGACGGCGATAAGTTTTTCGTGGTCAAGGACGGCGTCCGAACCGGAACCCTATTATTTCTTGTCCTGATCGTTGTCGAATTTACCGATCTTATCTTCGCCGTAGACTCGATCCCTGCAATATTCGGCATCACGACCGACCGCTTCATTATTTACACATCCAATATATTTGCGATCCTCGGGCTACGCACGTTTTTCTTTCTTCTTGCCGATATAGCGGACCGATTTCACTATCTCAAGATCGGGCTTGCGTTCATTCTTACATTCATCGGCGTAAAAATGCTCTTGCCACTTATCGCTGAGGGGCTGATAATGATAACCGGTGCGGGCAGCGGCAATATCGTTGCTGGTTTTGCAGAAAGGCTGCTTCGCAATGAGTTCAAGCAAGAGATCATCAATATCTCGTTGGGCGTTGTCGTCGCAGCGATAACGCTGTCAATTATCCTTTCGCTTATCTTCCCAACAAAACCGTCCGATGCTGAAACGGCCTCGGCCGCACAACCGGAAGATTGA
- a CDS encoding TlpA family protein disulfide reductase, with protein MIFSHRVFRTILLPFMLVAGFAGAQNSPAQSTVRSETKTIFRDSDGNVISNNEFVDIRMANFHYPDGTVVRTLGDGSTEFRLQKIPQEGMMVPEFTVLTINGKKISSADLKGKVVVLNFWFIGCPVCLAHKPGLNDLKAKFGQTEDLVFLALTRDPAANVKRFLAKERFDYEQAAEAGSVLDLFKFSGYPKNIVIGRNGEIVYWRSTISAWDKFEAVVRAELAK; from the coding sequence ATGATCTTTTCACACCGCGTTTTTCGCACGATCCTGCTTCCATTCATGCTTGTGGCTGGTTTTGCAGGTGCTCAAAATTCTCCGGCGCAATCCACCGTACGATCAGAAACCAAGACCATTTTCCGCGATTCCGACGGTAATGTGATAAGCAACAACGAGTTCGTCGATATCAGAATGGCGAATTTCCACTATCCCGACGGAACCGTTGTGAGAACGCTCGGCGACGGTTCGACCGAATTCCGGCTTCAAAAGATACCACAGGAGGGGATGATGGTCCCCGAGTTTACGGTCTTGACCATCAACGGCAAGAAGATCTCGTCCGCTGATCTGAAAGGCAAGGTCGTGGTGCTGAATTTCTGGTTCATCGGATGCCCGGTTTGTCTTGCGCACAAACCAGGGCTGAACGATCTGAAAGCGAAGTTCGGCCAGACCGAAGATCTGGTCTTTCTGGCTTTGACACGCGATCCGGCCGCAAACGTCAAGAGATTCCTTGCAAAGGAGCGGTTCGACTATGAGCAGGCCGCCGAGGCGGGATCTGTCTTGGATTTGTTTAAGTTTTCAGGGTATCCAAAAAATATCGTGATCGGTAGGAACGGCGAGATAGTTTACTGGCGAAGTACGATATCGGCCTGGGATAAGTTCGAAGCAGTGGTCAGGGCCGAGCTGGCCAAATAG
- a CDS encoding DUF3592 domain-containing protein produces MAGFFPFPPPANHAKLWPLYLAGSIAVYFGFLVVLVLGGAFSATMIYSDVEVYLQSRSSQHWPATTAQITSSWVRPDSGRFQPLASYTYEVEGISFEGARVAFSADPPRFQTKEEALELLEPFGELKAEQKLAILDAVLSKDGLAELKLRQTAERTVNIFFDPSAPENSTLRREFYKSDRLWINLLLIPLCCLIVIIWIFSVRTWIAYIKNKTYEKPTGSRLPN; encoded by the coding sequence ATGGCCGGATTTTTTCCTTTCCCACCGCCAGCGAATCACGCTAAGCTTTGGCCGCTTTATTTGGCAGGTTCGATCGCCGTCTATTTTGGGTTCCTCGTCGTGTTGGTCCTCGGCGGTGCGTTTTCGGCTACGATGATCTATTCGGATGTCGAAGTTTATTTGCAGTCGCGATCGAGCCAACATTGGCCGGCGACGACGGCTCAGATCACATCATCGTGGGTTCGGCCGGATTCAGGTCGTTTTCAGCCTCTCGCGTCTTACACGTACGAGGTCGAAGGGATATCTTTCGAAGGCGCAAGGGTCGCCTTTTCTGCCGATCCTCCGCGATTTCAGACGAAGGAGGAAGCCCTCGAACTCCTGGAGCCGTTCGGCGAGCTTAAGGCGGAACAGAAGCTCGCGATCTTGGACGCCGTACTTTCAAAAGACGGCCTCGCAGAGTTGAAACTGCGTCAGACCGCGGAACGGACCGTGAACATCTTCTTCGATCCGTCGGCGCCTGAAAACTCCACGCTGCGGCGAGAATTTTACAAGAGTGATAGACTCTGGATAAATTTGCTGCTTATTCCTTTATGCTGTCTTATCGTAATTATTTGGATCTTTAGTGTCAGAACTTGGATCGCGTATATCAAAAACAAAACGTATGAAAAGCCGACAGGTTCTCGGCTGCCAAATTGA